Part of the Cydia pomonella isolate Wapato2018A chromosome 8, ilCydPomo1, whole genome shotgun sequence genome is shown below.
TAGCTTTGCGTAACATAAACATGTCTACATAAACTGCTTTTATGTCTGTCCATGTAACATTGAAAAGTAGGTCTTAAACTGTTACTCAAAAAGTTCATTTTTGGAGAATTAGAATTGGATAAGGACTGATTTGGAAGTGGTAAAATGGTATACGCATTCCAGAAAGTTCGATCGGTGATCGAATGTAGATTTGACCTTGAGTCATCgatctaattaaataataagaaaatagtTGTGTAATGTGTAATGAAATCTAAGTCATTTAtattaggttttattttatgagGTTTTCTATGGAAGTTATCTAAATACGTAGATGAAACTTTTCTTTCTGCAATCGATGTAAGCCGCCTACCGCATATTGATAACCTCAGTGGTCAAAATAAATCTATATAACCCATTCAATGTTTAACCAAATTAGtcattaattttgaattatttagaattcatttattttatgtacctacttggTGTTTATGAAACGAATTTCAGAACAAAACGCTGTAGTTAATTtggaaaaataaattcattttactACATTTctgtaattatgttttattttatactacgacggtggcaaacaagtatacggcccgcctgatggtaagcagtctatgATATGTATGGTATGAAATGTATTTCTAAATGCTCTCTGTATATCACGGCCTTTTTAGCTCtttactttttcatatttttaaatgtcatagATTTTCCCTGTCATTTCTGTCACTTAATTTCTGTTAAATAAATtgcacacatttttttaagaaacctGTTTATCTTTTTTACTCCAGAGCTCAAtgagagtgcggagtgttagggtcggcatgcgcatgtatctcctctggagttgcaggcgtacataggctacggagactgcttaccaccaggcgggccgtatgcttgttttccaccgacgtagtatataaaaagcggccaagtgcgagtcggactcgcccatgaagggttccgtaccatttatgacgtattaaaaaaaacgacttactagatctcgttcaaaccaattttcggtggaagtttgcatggtaatgtgtatcatatattttttttagacttttcattctgttattttagaagttacaggggggggggggacacatttttccactttggaagtgtctctcgcgcaaactattcagtttagacaaaaatgatattagaaacctaagtatcatttttgaagacctatccatcgATACTCCACAaatatgggtttaatgaaaaaaaaaaattatctttatttttgacgtattaaaaaaaacgacttactagatctcgttcaaactaattttcggtggaagtttgaatggtaatgtacatcatatattttttttaggtttatcattctctaaCATTAGCGTTGTTTGACTAGTTTTCCGCCATATTATTACATTGCGCACGCATTCTCTATAATTATACGCATAAAACAAAACTAGTACGTTCCTGAGTACATCAATCTTTTACACCCATTACAGCATCGATTTTAATCGGGCCCATAAAACAGATCATAATCGCTATGTCTTAAGATATCTACataaatacaatacagtacGGTTTTATGAGCGTGGGGACAAAATCCTTTTATACAGTCAccaaatgtgccaaaaatatgtatacacgactttattgcccatatattaaggtagtgtttacatatttttggcaaatttttcgtaccgatattttcagacgtgaccgtacaatgaGAGGCTTGTGCCCAGCATTGGGACATATAGATAGAATTTCACCACGCTAACTCTGCATAAACTTGGTGGTAAGGATGTATATGTCGCAGCCAACTGGTTAAAGTAGTTGGCTGAAGAACAACCAGCCAAGTCATTGATCGCAACGTTTAGATGGGTGAACGTCGTGTAGTCATTTAGTTAATTTGGACATTGATGAATTTGATGTTCGGTTAGGTTgggtttgtattttattgtaaatttattatttatttattttattttatgtcatttcatttctttaagTTTTGTAGGTTACATTTCAATCACTTGGCTGAGTGAACCAGTCGTTTTCAAAGAACTGACTTTCAATACGCTAAGTTGTTAAACCTTGAGTGATTTTCTATCGGCCTATACTTGTAGGCGACTAATTAACTGACAAACTTAACCAGATGGCTGCGATACATACATATCCTTATAAACTCTATACTTGATGTTCGACTATACGTGTCGACTACACGTGACTATAAGCTTTGCATAACGCTTatagccaccccacactagcgtcttttgagcgtcggcgtgtAGTCGGCGTTatagaaaatggcgtcgctgcgcagttgcgccaacgttgcgtcgagcaacagccatagagttgaccaGCAGAcaacgctcgggagacgctagcgTGGGGTCAAGTAAATTAAAATCTGAATAGTTTAGAGGTTAGAATATGCATGTGATGATAAGGTTAACGTAGGTTTCATTAAAActtggtaaataaaaaaaggtagACGTAAAGTGGTTAATAAGTTTTGTTGCCTATATCTAGTGACATTGGCCGACCAGGGCTGTGTTCGTGgtagttttaaaacaaaacatgagTTATTTGTAATTTAGCATGCATTTTCGCAACACATATCCTCCGATGGCGCACCGCTGTGTCGCAAACAAGACTAAATCACCATCCACCATTTTGCAACCGCCATTTACTAAATGACGCTGCCACTAACtaacaattttatgcattatgacGTGTTATTACAGTTTTTAATGTGCTATTGAAATCTTGCGTTTAAACTATAGCTCtaattgtatgtatgtagataGTAAATATTACGCAAAACAAAGATCTCGTAGTACGTTTAATGTCGGGACGCTATTACGCCATGCGCCGTCCAGCGATACAGATCTGGGTCATATTATGCCATTTCGTATATCTCAACAATGCTAATAATCAGTTTTTTATTACCCTTAATGCGTAGCTTAACGCTCAAAACAATATGTTTATAGTGTGAGAATAAAACCAGCGCATACAATTATCTTTTGGCAAAGCCAAACTTTATTACTCAGttcgtataaaaatacttttcacaaaGGAAGAACGAAATTCTATAAAATAACAGGTACATCAACTCAGgactaaaaaaacataacacCGATCTGGCTAAGCTTAAACAAAAATCACAACAAAAAATAGACTAAAAGGAGTATTTTTCAGTGCGTTTCGTGCGCGGGTCGAGCGGCGGTACCTCCAAGTATCTAGCGGAAGCTACTATGCTTCTGAGGGCGCGCCGCTCGGCCCCCGCGCGTCGTATTACCGTGCTAAGCTTAAAATTTACATATCACATTCAGTTTCGGCTTCCTGCAGCCTCTAATAGCTCTCATGATGTCCATACTCGTGACCATGACCATGAACGACAACTGGGACGGGGACCTTTACTGGGTAAGGCACCGGCTTTTCAATGTGGACGGGCACGTGCTTCTCGATGTGGACGGGGTACGGTCTGTCGACGGGCACCTTGACTGGGTAGGGCACGGGCTTCTCGACCGGGTAGGGGATGTGCTTCTCGACGGGGTAGGGCGCTGGCACGGGCACCTTGACTGGGTAGGGCACGGGCTTTTCAACATGGACTGGGACGGGCCTGTCGACGGGGACCTTCACGGGGTAGGGCACGGGCTTCTCAACGGGGTAGGGGACAGGCTTCTCAACCGGGTAGGGAACGGGCTTGGGCACATGTACGGGGTAGGGCCTGTCGACATGCACCTTGTATGGGACATGCACGATCTTCTCAACGGGGTAAGGAGCGGGCACATGGACGGGCACCTTCACTGGGTACGGGACCTTCTTTTCAACTGGGTAGGGAGCGGGCACTGGGACCTTTACTGGGACATGTACCTGCTTCTCTACGGGGTAGGGCTGGGGCACGTATACTTTAACGGGAACGGGCCTGTCAACTGGCACATGAACTGGGTAAGGTACCTTCTTTTCAACGGGGTAGGGCGCGGGGACATGAACAGGTACTTTAACGATCTCCTTGACTGGATAAGGGACGTGTTTCACGACTGGGTAAGGTTCCGGGACATGTACTTTAACTGGGTAGGGGACTTTCTTCTCAACGGGATAGGGGATATGCTTCTCAACCGGGTAGGGAACTGGGACGTTCTTGACAACGGTGATGGTTTTGTGTGTTTCCTGGTGACCGTGTCCGAGTCCTCCCAAGCCACTGTCCCAGCCGCTCTCGAACCCGCCGTGGCCGTAGCCCAGTCCGATGTCGAAGAGCCCTCGCTTCTCGTGTTTTTTGTCGTCGGTCGCCGCCTCTTTGTTGTCGGTCACTGCCACTTCTTTTTCTGCTTTCTTTGCCTCTTCCGCGTGCGCGAAGGCCAGAAGAGCCACCAGACTGGCGGCCACGAGCTGTAACAATTACTTATGTTAATTAGGAATTAAATACCAATTAAATTGAGTTAAGGTCATGAAAGGTAATAGAAACATAGCTTATTTTGCTCGCGGAATGAGATACATTATGAGGATGAGGAAGTGTTTCCGTCACCCTCTCCAACCTTAATTTGATTTAAGCAAAGAAACTAATTTCCATTTCTCTAGTGATGGTTTGAATGATTTATCTTGGGGGATCTAAAAGTGACTTTAACTGGGCCGATCGTATGTGATAGTAAATTGAATTGAGCGTAATTAATACTAGACTATCATTAATCGATATCCAGTTACAACGACAAAGCCTTTCCGCATTGCATAATTCAAATGCATAAGAAACTCAAACTAGAACATGGAATAAGCTCCCACGCACTTCACTAAGTCACTGTCACTGAAAtcactattttaaatttagaattaaaCACAATAGTGAACACACCATGAGCTTCATGATGCTGCGCGTGGGTTGCACTGAAGTGAAGTCCTGAATGCGAATGATGCGTGTTTGGTCGTAGCTTCGCTATATATAGTGAACTGCGCGCGCGCGTAAAAAACGGAGGCAGTAGGACCATGTTACACTTTCGCTAGCGAGGGGTTCGGACCGCGGATAGCTTATTTTGAGGCTTAATTAGGTTTGGCTTAACAATCTGCATGGCTttagtaaaattgtatatagtttattttgtaaaatttggtAAAAGTGCTTAAAGACCGTTCGTTTCTCTAGCTCAAAGGCAAAATTTGCAACAGCCATAATCTTGTTCCGTATAGGTTAGTTAAATGTgggtttaattattttttggtttGACAATAATCTGCAGTTGTAAgattataagtaattaaatagttaacaGATTTGTTTTGTATAATTAAAGGTTACCTACACCTATAATATCTGTGAGATGCTTATttttatacaaggtgtaaccaGAATCGTGGGGACCCGTTCAGTGAtatgattagaaaaaaatatcgtgatttttttcataattcttCTTTGCAATCATGGTACCTGGAATGACACATGGACCTTGTGAGGGCATAGCGTAATAACTtactcataactcataacatattatcaTATTGTTAgcgaaattattaatttattcaaaaaaatcgGGTCATGaagctattattatattacacatgatatcactaataaatgttaaacaaataaattaattaaatatacaatattcatattataaatttaatttttggttaaatttaggtaagtttgtaaattaATGTCATTGTTtcgattattaatttttttattatacctaattGCTTAGAAGGTGTCTGTAACATCATCATAAAAAATGTCCTGTAAGTTttagtaacatttatttatcagaAACTCTTTCAATGTTTGGGCTTGTACGAAGGATCGGCTGACTTGGACGACTTGTCCCATTTTTTTGCGTCAAAAaagttttcttcttttttccTACTAAGACGAaccaaatatgcccttaaaaGGATCGCCATTATTTTCGTTACATCATCTATTGAAAACCAAACTCGTAAGTTACTATTACAATCATAAAtcttgttgcgaatgcaacttattattacttacataaaaatattcccaatgcagtagataaacgcagccgtcgggctcggaaGCTATTCGGAAGCTTTTCAGAAGCACCattaggagcgctccacatagcctgtatcgcggccaattagaagcacaTAATTTAAatcaccttttgtactgatcaaatattgcaaaatcaTTCTCTTATCATCTTCCATACTATGAACAACCAACCACATTCTACATCTATCCGTTTTGGCAATTAAACCCTTGTAACCAGTACATTGGAAAATTATACACTTCACTaagaatcgaagttttatttgagtcgtcgagatcctgctACAATCTTTAAAAACGAAATGataacatttcaaaataaagatttaaattgtttatgaatataaacggtataattaatataacggtttctaaattataatgtaaacaataaataagaaTGTTGTGAAAGATCGTAATTtagaagtaataaaaatattaacttatacATTTTCTTATAACGACTAAAAAGAAATCAATTCTTGAATATTTTCGTTTTGATTgccaaaaaaacttttttgaatacttactaattttgttctaaatataaaaaaaaatataatatgagtTATACTTCCGTAATATTCCCAATAAGTACATAATAGTATGTAATGCAGTTATGTAAATATTGAAATTCATTCATGCCCAGCAACCCGACTCGTTAACGTTCGAGTACACATACGTTTCGACATTTCTGAACAAACACTATTGATGTCTCTTGCGCATGTTTACTTCTATAGCTTTAGGTTAATACAGTACTGGCTAGGAAATATGTCACCTTTATATGAATACAACTATGGCATGGGCCATAGCAAGGTTCAATACGTAATTGACCACTAGTCTGGGCTAGTTGGTagtgagggcatttatttgtgtgatgagcacagatatttgttcctgattttgagtatttgtatattatatatatcgttgtctgagtacctacgacacaagtcttcttggcttaccgtgggacttagtcaatttgtataagaatttccatataataattatttatattttatatttaattaagtatcaaAACTATAGTTCTCGCCTCGACTTCCACAAAGTCGGAAAAAGACAGGAGGgccaaaagaaaattgacactTTCATTTGCCATTATTTCTTAAACTATGTGGGCTAGAAAAACCATTCTTTTTACCTTCTATTCTGGAAATATGAACGTTttagtactttttgtactaTTTAAAAACATGGTACTTATGCTAAATTTATCTGATCAGACTGTTTGATTTCTTCCAATCAAACAGTACAAGAGAGACATGAAGTCGTATTTTGACTTGCTTCCACTCAACATTTTgaatataaagatagtttattattcaagtaggcatattacaatgcgcttatgaacgtcaaataaaactacaccggctctaaccctacacctttgacccgagaagatttaaatccttctcaattggaggagggtatcccgaTATGGACCGgtaagaaactcggcgggacacatatttttaaaagattacatcttataattaacatgcattaaataagaaaaaatacaataattattatagaaacCATGCAATTAAGTACAGTAgctctttatagaaatttgattaaattatCCTAAAATAAAAGCATAACAAACAGTTCATAATAACTATTCACAATATACATTACatactaatgactggattctATGTGGATGGGATCCTAACACCCTCGTCCCGATTGCAGTGTTTTTGATTTCAGCTTTCTCCATCATTTAGCATAATTTCCACCATCTATGcctataattcattatttgtattTCGAAAGATGTTCCAAAGCAACTGCAACAAACATAAATCTCAGGACAACCGCCATAGAATCTCTATATTTGGTCTTAATGCCTAGACCTGATCGCGACTTGTGCTaggttctgccattttttgctcTTCCAATATTACGTACCTATTCGTACTAATTCAAACTTGACGGATAACTAAATACGTAacgacttacttcaaattaggtccggaaatactaagAGTCCAGTGCGATGAGTgtagatgatatgtaaaggaatttcatacagccttacacacctaggcctgtaaggcaattGATTCTTTTGATATTATACGTCGAATTTTGACACAATATCTTGGCATTCAACTAATAGTAGACtagtagtagtagattcgtaatttgtttttagctgtgactacgaataaaacaaattgactacatttttttatttcattgcaagtttgagaaaagcactatacaaatctcggtgaGGAACGGGCTTGCCGGCCTCGTATCCCTATCCGCTCCTTATTTCGCTACGCTCGGccatctatatctacttggcatgcaacccttcgtttcctggcctctatagtaatgcaTTACTTGCAGCTTGTCAAATCTTATATGCCTTTTTCCGTGAATTATGAAGATtaattttccttattttttaaatgagacACTgaagaataaagtatatttgaattgaattgaaggCCACCTGATCGTGcgatagtccccacgctagcccaatgcgggttggggatttcacatacacctttgaatttcttcgccgATGTATgcaagtttcctcacgatgttttccttcaccgaaaatgatatttcgtacataagttccgaaaatctcattggtacgagccaggatttgaacccgcgacctctacATGAAAACATTACTATTATGAGTTATGTTTAATGTAGTTAATTTTGatcgtataataatatttcgtgAAACTTCATTTCTTGAAGTAATTGccttttgtatttttacatatgtaaataaaaatacacgataATGGTACCACATGGTACTATGAGTATGGTACTCGTATTATGAGTCAAATTATGGACTCGTTTGATCTACAtgtgaaaaaataattcaataaatataacttttgtttttactACACAAATTCCACCACGTCGGAGATAGTATCAAGTACTTATGTATGTAGTAAAACTTGTACGCATATTTAAGTGTTATTATTTACGGTagaaatctatactttaactaTATAATGAATTAAACATGATTCATCAAGGTTGAAATGCAGTAGCTACCACAAATACTTTGTAAGCCTACCTAATAATTATTTTGGATATTCGTGAATTCCAATCATAGATCACTTCTTATTAGACGGAGCACGCAACACGACTCGCGAACACCTAGCATTGGTCTCCACCTTTACGACCTGGGGGCCTCCtacgaaaaccgaaattcgcaacttgcggggatctttctcttatattctcactaagacgtaattaaagtgacagagaaaaatgcccgcaaacgacgaacttcgattttcgcagtaggccccctGTACTGTTTAAAATAAAGGTGCTGATAGACTCGTGCATTCACTCGAGCAGAACGTTTAGCATTCGTAGTTTTAGCATATTCTGCGAATTATTAGACGAACGCTAGTAAATTTTCCTGTTCGCGAGAAAGCTCATTACAAGGGAACACTCAAGTCTAGTGCAACCAATATGTCATAATTTTAggtgtatttataattttatatgtgTTGACCGCCCACGGGCCGAACGTGTATGGaagatgaaataataataattaatctgCCAAACCAACTCGAACACAATAAAGATATGCTACGAAATGATATGATAACCAAACATATTCTACCAGACTGCAGTCGTATACAGGGCAA
Proteins encoded:
- the LOC133520825 gene encoding skin secretory protein xP2-like codes for the protein MKLMLVAASLVALLAFAHAEEAKKAEKEVAVTDNKEAATDDKKHEKRGLFDIGLGYGHGGFESGWDSGLGGLGHGHQETHKTITVVKNVPVPYPVEKHIPYPVEKKVPYPVKVHVPEPYPVVKHVPYPVKEIVKVPVHVPAPYPVEKKVPYPVHVPVDRPVPVKVYVPQPYPVEKQVHVPVKVPVPAPYPVEKKVPYPVKVPVHVPAPYPVEKIVHVPYKVHVDRPYPVHVPKPVPYPVEKPVPYPVEKPVPYPVKVPVDRPVPVHVEKPVPYPVKVPVPAPYPVEKHIPYPVEKPVPYPVKVPVDRPYPVHIEKHVPVHIEKPVPYPVKVPVPVVVHGHGHEYGHHESY